A genomic segment from Triticum dicoccoides isolate Atlit2015 ecotype Zavitan chromosome 1A, WEW_v2.0, whole genome shotgun sequence encodes:
- the LOC119353597 gene encoding uncharacterized protein LOC119353597: protein PNLNRNRKRGHALLYADYFANTPLFKPDKFRRRFRMARHVFNRIREGVVAHDPYFECKTDTLGKLGFSSYQKCTAAIRMLAYGIPGDLVDEYVRMSETTCLMSMYKFCQAVIEVFGQEYFRKPTAADTERLLVTNTARGFPGMLGSIDCMHWEWKNCPFAWQGQYKGHVKACTVILEAVASQDLWIWHSFFGMAGSHNDINVLQRSPVFARLAEGHSPPINFEINGHQYNKGYYLADGIYPQWSIFVKTISKPQGEKRKRFAQMQESVRKDVERAFGVLQSRWGIIRNPALSWDERKLWEVMTTCVIMHNMIVED, encoded by the coding sequence cccaacctgaaccgcaacaggaaGAGAGGCCAtgccctgctctatgccgattactttgccaacaccccgctcttcaagccggataaatttcgtcgccgttttcgaatggcaaggcatgtgttcaatcgtatccgagagggagtggttgctcatgacccatacttcgagtgcaagacggatacCCTTGgaaagcttggattctcctcttaccagaaatgcaccgcggccatccgcatgcttgcatatggaattccaggcgatctggtggatgagtatgtgcgtatgagtgagacaacatgcctgatgtcaatgtacaagttttgccaggctgtgatcgaggtgtttggccaAGAGTACTTCAGGaagccaactgccgctgatacagagagattgttggtgACCAAcacagctagaggctttccaggcatgcttggcagcatagattgtatgcactgggagtggaagaactgtccatttgcttggcagggccagtacaaagGGCATGTCAAggcgtgcactgtcatattagaagcggtggcatcacaggatctttggatatggcattctttctttggcatggcaggttctcacaatgatatcaacgtgctgcagcgttctccagtcttcgcgaggcttgcagaaggccactccccacctatcaactttgagatcaacggccaccagtacaacaagggatactatctagcagatggtatatatcctcagtggtcaattTTTGTGAAGACAATatcgaaaccccaaggtgagaagagaaagagatttgcccaaatgcaagagagtgttagaaaggatgtggaacgtgcttttggtgtgcttcaatcccggtggggtatcattcgaaaccctgcactgtcatgggatgaaaggaagctttgggaggtgatgactacttgtgtgatcatgcacaacatgatcgtcgaggac